The bacterium genome contains a region encoding:
- a CDS encoding response regulator yields MQVKIKVKQNYTPNDVGSLLGVHHNTIKNWIKSKQVVAFQTVGGHYRVPRRELVRLIKGRDLPVPEELQGPMGLVYVVDDDELIRKAMDDALSVDYEVYTFNNGFDALMQVGRLKPDLLVLDIYMPGIDGFAMVKKLRQDHKLSNLRVFGMSGKDVSPLDAKNAGFDEFYAKKDGLKVIVDAVKDHLGTGR; encoded by the coding sequence ATGCAGGTAAAAATCAAGGTCAAACAGAACTACACCCCCAATGATGTGGGGTCGCTGCTGGGAGTCCACCACAACACGATCAAGAACTGGATCAAGAGCAAGCAGGTGGTGGCCTTTCAGACTGTGGGTGGACATTATCGTGTGCCCAGACGCGAACTGGTGAGGCTCATTAAGGGTAGAGACCTTCCTGTCCCTGAGGAACTGCAGGGACCCATGGGGCTTGTCTACGTTGTGGATGACGACGAGCTCATCCGCAAGGCTATGGACGATGCGCTTTCCGTGGATTATGAGGTCTACACCTTTAACAACGGATTTGATGCTTTGATGCAGGTCGGAAGGCTGAAGCCGGACCTCCTGGTACTGGACATTTATATGCCGGGTATCGACGGGTTCGCCATGGTCAAGAAGCTGCGTCAGGACCATAAACTGTCCAATCTCCGGGTGTTTGGGATGTCGGGCAAGGATGTCAGTCCCCTGGATGCTAAAAATGCGGGCTTTGACGAGTTCTATGCAAAGAAGGATGGGCTGAAGGTTATAGTGGATGCGGTTAAAGATCACCTTGGAACGGGGAGATAA
- a CDS encoding MerR family transcriptional regulator, with protein sequence MTNSIEIPDKLFFKIGEVSRLTDVKAHVLRYWESEFPMLNPPKNRADQRVYRKKDIETVFLIKKLLYDENYTISGARKRLREVRSEEKAKGQMDLFSGGVDRKKVEAAIIDLEKALSIIEGP encoded by the coding sequence TTGACGAATTCTATCGAGATCCCTGATAAGCTATTTTTCAAGATCGGTGAAGTCAGCCGCCTCACCGATGTCAAAGCTCACGTCCTGAGATACTGGGAGAGTGAGTTCCCCATGCTCAATCCCCCCAAAAACAGGGCCGACCAGAGAGTTTATAGAAAGAAGGATATTGAAACGGTTTTCCTCATCAAAAAACTTCTTTATGATGAGAACTACACGATTTCAGGGGCCCGCAAGAGACTGAGGGAAGTGAGAAGCGAGGAAAAGGCCAAAGGCCAGATGGATCTCTTTTCAGGCGGGGTGGACCGGAAAAAGGTGGAAGCTGCCATCATTGATCTTGAGAAGGCGTTGAGTATAATTGAGGGGCCGTGA
- a CDS encoding integration host factor subunit alpha: protein MTKADIVEVVHNRTGFSKKESSEAVESILDILKEVLEEGEKIKLSGFGNFVIRKKEVRKGRNPKTGQEMEITARSVLTFKPSQKLKDHINGAE, encoded by the coding sequence ATGACGAAGGCCGATATCGTTGAGGTGGTTCACAACAGGACCGGTTTTTCCAAGAAAGAATCCTCTGAAGCGGTGGAGTCGATCCTGGATATCCTTAAGGAAGTTCTTGAGGAGGGAGAAAAGATCAAGCTATCAGGATTTGGTAACTTTGTTATCAGGAAGAAGGAAGTCAGGAAGGGAAGGAACCCCAAAACGGGGCAGGAGATGGAGATCACGGCAAGGAGCGTTCTGACTTTCAAGCCAAGCCAGAAACTTAAAGATCATATTAACGGGGCCGAATGA
- the pheT gene encoding phenylalanine--tRNA ligase subunit beta has protein sequence MKVNLDWLTDYVDINEDTQTLADALTMAGLEVEGIHEVEGETVLEVGVTPNRPDWLCHLGVAREIAAIYGRKLKAPRTKLSEDGPDVQAMTSIDIEDPEGCSRYSGRVVLGVKPGSSPEKIALRLESIGIRSISNVVDATNYVMMELGQPLHAFDYHRLAENRIVVRKALKDEVLETLDGQKRTLCVDDLLICDGFGPVALAGIMGGINSEVVEGTKDLLLESACFDPPTIRRSSKRLGLSTEASYRFERGTDPSGTVRAVDRLAYLIHEWGGGEICKGVCDAHPRPEEVKVVQFRMPRVSAYLGVDIPEKDAVSALERLQLEPENKDGEVWTINPPGFRRDLAIEADVIEEIARIYGYDRIPVTMPVGRTVPIKTDPMDRLQEGVRDTLEGLGFNEAVTYSFISESDIEDLGIGGGLDPVSLINPISDEMTVMRTSILPGLLKALRTNISRRMEDVRLYETGRVFLPCGECELPEERVRVAGIMAGARNRKKWFRAPEEADFFDIKGVVESMLDSVGIHDISFKEMDIPYLQPGQSAWVMAGGVSLGVTGTLHPSQREKCRLREWAGAFELDLHHMLSIDTSKKYRRIPQYPEVLRDLAVVVSGDIAAELMEGVIREKGDDLGRVYLFDLYEGKGVPEGSRSLAWSLSFQSAERTLTDDEVDSSMAAIVKALGKEFGARLR, from the coding sequence ATGAAAGTAAATTTAGATTGGCTTACCGACTACGTCGACATAAACGAGGACACTCAAACCCTTGCAGATGCTTTGACCATGGCGGGGCTGGAGGTGGAGGGGATCCACGAGGTTGAAGGGGAGACCGTTCTGGAGGTGGGGGTGACACCCAACAGGCCTGATTGGCTTTGCCACCTTGGAGTTGCGAGGGAGATAGCCGCCATCTACGGCAGGAAGCTGAAGGCTCCCAGGACGAAACTTTCAGAGGATGGGCCAGACGTTCAGGCCATGACATCCATTGATATCGAAGATCCCGAAGGGTGTTCGCGATACAGCGGGCGTGTCGTTCTGGGCGTTAAACCGGGCAGCTCTCCTGAAAAAATCGCGTTGAGACTGGAATCAATAGGGATCCGGTCCATCAGCAACGTTGTTGACGCAACCAACTATGTCATGATGGAACTTGGCCAGCCGCTTCATGCTTTCGACTATCATCGGCTTGCAGAAAACAGGATCGTGGTCAGAAAAGCTCTGAAGGATGAAGTGCTGGAAACGCTGGACGGCCAGAAACGTACGCTGTGTGTTGACGATCTGCTGATCTGTGACGGGTTCGGGCCAGTGGCACTGGCCGGAATCATGGGCGGTATCAACTCTGAAGTCGTGGAAGGCACAAAGGACCTTCTTCTGGAAAGCGCCTGTTTCGATCCGCCAACCATAAGGCGGAGTTCCAAGCGTCTTGGGCTTTCCACAGAAGCATCCTATCGGTTTGAACGGGGAACAGACCCCAGCGGTACCGTAAGAGCCGTAGACAGGCTGGCGTACCTCATACATGAATGGGGCGGTGGTGAGATCTGCAAAGGTGTCTGCGATGCCCATCCCCGACCTGAAGAGGTGAAGGTCGTTCAGTTCAGGATGCCCAGAGTTTCAGCATACCTTGGGGTGGATATTCCCGAAAAGGATGCCGTTTCCGCCCTTGAAAGGCTGCAGCTTGAACCGGAAAATAAGGATGGGGAAGTCTGGACGATCAACCCTCCAGGGTTCCGCCGAGACCTTGCCATCGAAGCGGATGTCATCGAGGAGATCGCCAGGATTTACGGCTACGATCGCATACCTGTCACCATGCCCGTGGGCAGGACCGTCCCCATAAAAACAGACCCTATGGACAGGTTACAGGAAGGTGTCAGGGATACTCTGGAAGGTCTCGGATTCAATGAAGCAGTTACATACAGCTTTATCAGTGAATCGGACATTGAAGATCTGGGGATCGGCGGCGGACTTGATCCTGTATCTCTCATAAACCCGATTTCCGATGAGATGACCGTAATGAGAACCAGTATACTTCCGGGGTTGCTGAAGGCCCTCCGGACGAACATCAGCAGAAGGATGGAAGATGTCAGGCTGTACGAAACAGGCCGGGTATTTCTTCCCTGCGGCGAGTGTGAATTGCCGGAAGAACGCGTGAGAGTGGCTGGAATAATGGCAGGCGCCAGAAACAGGAAAAAGTGGTTCCGGGCACCGGAAGAGGCTGATTTTTTTGATATCAAGGGTGTGGTGGAATCGATGCTTGATTCAGTGGGTATCCATGATATCTCCTTCAAGGAAATGGATATCCCGTACCTGCAGCCCGGACAGAGCGCCTGGGTGATGGCAGGAGGAGTTTCACTGGGAGTGACCGGTACACTTCACCCCTCCCAGAGGGAAAAGTGCAGATTAAGGGAATGGGCCGGTGCCTTTGAGCTTGATCTCCATCATATGCTCAGTATCGATACGAGTAAAAAGTACAGGCGAATTCCCCAGTACCCTGAGGTGCTCCGGGATCTGGCTGTCGTAGTGAGCGGTGATATAGCCGCTGAACTTATGGAGGGTGTCATCCGTGAGAAAGGTGATGACCTTGGCAGGGTGTACCTGTTTGACCTTTACGAGGGTAAAGGAGTGCCTGAAGGAAGCCGGAGCCTGGCGTGGTCCCTTAGTTTTCAGAGTGCTGAAAGGACTCTCACCGACGATGAGGTGGATTCCAGTATGGCAGCCATCGTGAAGGCGCTGGGCAAGGAGTTTGGGGCACGTCTGCGCTGA
- the pheS gene encoding phenylalanine--tRNA ligase subunit alpha, with product MEKQVEKLLKEAKKVVDAVATMKEFDDVRVRYLGKKGEVTSLLKGLGALSSKERPAAGQVVNMARKEIEELLADKKELIQGKESELSLKRQVADISLPGVDQVRGTRHPVIRVMNEMLDIFRGMGFTVRQGPEVEKDYYNFEALNIPKDHPARDMQDTFYVDEDIVLRTHTSPVQIRAMEIQDPPLRIVSPGRVYRHDYDVTHSPMFHQVEGFMVDEGVAFSDLKGVLVEFVHQFFGNQVPVRFRPSFFPFTEPSAEMDMGCVMCHGKGCRVCSGTGWLEVLGSGMVHPEVFKSVGYDTEKYSGFAFGIGVERIAMLHYGIDDIRLLFENDVRFLKQF from the coding sequence ATGGAAAAACAGGTAGAAAAGCTCCTGAAGGAAGCAAAGAAGGTTGTGGATGCTGTCGCGACTATGAAGGAGTTCGACGACGTCAGGGTCCGGTACCTCGGCAAAAAGGGAGAAGTAACCTCCTTGCTGAAAGGTCTCGGGGCACTATCATCGAAAGAACGTCCTGCCGCCGGCCAGGTTGTAAACATGGCAAGGAAAGAGATCGAAGAACTCCTGGCGGATAAGAAAGAACTGATCCAGGGGAAAGAGTCGGAGCTCAGTCTCAAGAGGCAGGTGGCCGATATCTCACTTCCAGGCGTTGACCAGGTGCGAGGCACCAGGCATCCGGTTATCCGGGTCATGAATGAAATGCTTGATATTTTCAGAGGGATGGGGTTCACGGTCCGACAGGGACCTGAGGTGGAAAAAGATTATTATAATTTCGAAGCTCTTAATATTCCCAAGGATCATCCTGCCCGTGATATGCAGGATACATTCTACGTCGATGAAGATATCGTTCTGAGAACCCATACATCTCCAGTCCAGATCAGGGCGATGGAAATTCAGGACCCGCCACTGAGGATCGTGTCACCGGGGCGTGTCTACCGTCACGATTATGATGTTACACATTCACCCATGTTTCATCAGGTAGAAGGGTTCATGGTGGATGAAGGCGTTGCGTTCAGCGATCTTAAAGGGGTGCTTGTAGAGTTTGTCCACCAGTTCTTCGGCAACCAGGTCCCTGTCCGGTTCAGGCCAAGTTTTTTCCCGTTCACTGAGCCCAGCGCTGAAATGGACATGGGGTGTGTCATGTGCCACGGGAAAGGCTGCAGGGTCTGTTCCGGCACCGGGTGGCTGGAGGTTCTGGGCAGCGGGATGGTCCACCCTGAGGTTTTCAAATCTGTTGGTTACGATACTGAGAAATATTCGGGTTTTGCCTTCGGGATCGGGGTGGAAAGGATAGCCATGCTTCATTACGGCATCGATGACATCAGGCTGCTGTTTGAAAATGATGTTCGATTTCTGAAACAATTCTAG
- the rplT gene encoding 50S ribosomal protein L20 — MPRVKRAVHARKKRKSLLSLAKGSWGGRKNLVGQARMTVEKGLAYAYRDRRNKKRDFRRLWIVRINAAARNHGLSYSKFIQGLNQAGVTLDRKVLSDIAVHDDAAFAELVKVASGGLEQNT, encoded by the coding sequence ATGCCCAGAGTAAAAAGGGCGGTTCACGCCAGAAAGAAAAGAAAAAGCCTGCTTTCCCTGGCTAAGGGTTCATGGGGCGGAAGAAAGAACCTTGTAGGTCAGGCCCGAATGACTGTAGAAAAGGGGCTTGCCTATGCTTACCGCGATCGACGCAACAAGAAACGGGATTTCAGACGCCTGTGGATCGTGCGGATCAACGCGGCTGCCAGGAACCATGGTCTTTCCTACAGCAAATTCATTCAGGGACTGAATCAGGCTGGCGTCACGTTAGATCGCAAGGTACTTTCCGATATCGCTGTTCATGATGATGCTGCCTTTGCGGAACTTGTCAAAGTCGCATCAGGAGGCCTTGAGCAGAACACCTGA
- the rpmI gene encoding 50S ribosomal protein L35 produces MPKIKTNRGAAKRFGKTGTGKIKRRRANHSHILTSKDQKRKRRLRGGTLVHAADVKNIRKLIPYI; encoded by the coding sequence ATGCCCAAGATCAAAACAAACAGGGGAGCCGCCAAGCGTTTCGGGAAGACTGGGACCGGCAAAATAAAGAGGCGAAGAGCCAATCACAGCCACATACTGACCAGCAAGGATCAGAAGAGAAAACGCCGGCTTCGCGGCGGCACTTTGGTTCATGCTGCAGACGTGAAAAATATCAGGAAATTAATCCCCTATATTTAA
- the infC gene encoding translation initiation factor IF-3 yields MAAEKKIAVNRMITARELRVIGPEGEQLGILEKHNAIAAAEDRGLDLVEVAPTADPPVCRIMDYGKFKYEQSKKAQLAKKNQKIILIKEVKIRPKTDDHDLETKAKHAKRFLAEGNKLKITVRFRGREIVHIDRGRMVLQKLTEMLEDISVVEAPAKMEGRNLVTILTPIAQ; encoded by the coding sequence ATAGCAGCCGAAAAGAAAATCGCTGTCAACCGGATGATCACCGCCCGGGAACTGCGCGTCATAGGACCCGAAGGTGAGCAGCTGGGTATTCTGGAAAAACACAACGCCATAGCAGCAGCGGAGGATAGAGGCCTCGATCTGGTGGAGGTCGCGCCCACCGCCGATCCTCCAGTCTGCCGAATAATGGATTACGGCAAGTTCAAGTACGAACAGAGTAAAAAAGCTCAACTGGCAAAGAAGAACCAGAAAATCATTCTGATCAAGGAAGTAAAGATTCGTCCCAAAACGGACGATCATGATCTTGAGACCAAGGCCAAACACGCCAAACGCTTTCTGGCCGAAGGTAACAAGCTTAAGATAACAGTACGGTTCAGGGGCCGCGAGATCGTTCACATAGATAGAGGCAGGATGGTCCTGCAGAAGTTGACGGAAATGCTTGAGGATATATCGGTTGTTGAAGCTCCGGCGAAAATGGAGGGTCGTAACCTGGTCACGATCCTGACACCCATCGCCCAATAG
- the thrS gene encoding threonine--tRNA ligase — protein MALKITFPDGSSRDYEAGTTLGQVAESISRNLAKASLAAEVDGSLKDMSTPLKQASLVRFLTFNDEEGVDIFRHSSSHVMAQAVKRLYPNVKLAIGPPILDGFYYDIDLPESINEEDLKRIEKEMDRIVAEKVPFTREVLSREEGIKLFEELGEEYKVELIKEIEDDTVSVYRQGDFVDMCRGPHVPDTGYVKAFKLLHTAGAYWRGDEHKKMLQRLYGTSWVDKKDLKAYLERLEEARKRDHRKLGRELELFSIEEEAGPGLVLYHPKGALVRTLIEDLEKKEHLRRGYHIVMGPQLLKVDLWKKSGHWDNYRENMYFTEMEGAQYGIKPMNCVAHMLIYKSAIRSYRDLPLRYFELGTVHRHEKSGVLHGLLRVRGFTQDDAHILCTPEQLNSEIRGVINFVRDMMGVFGFEYEMEISTRPEKSIGSEEDWERATKALMEALDDEGISYKINKGDGAFYGPKIDVILKDAIGRMWQCATVQCDFALPERFELEYVGADGERHRPIMLHRVILGSIDRFLGVLIEHFAGAFPVWLSPVQVKILTITDRSATYARSVAGKLRKEGFRVESDLRNEKIGYKIREARLEKVPYMLILGDQEADTGTVALRDREDGDRGTVSLEDFVEQVRDLMSPPAIPYKEE, from the coding sequence TTGGCGTTGAAAATAACATTTCCAGACGGTTCAAGCAGGGACTACGAGGCTGGCACGACCCTGGGACAGGTTGCCGAATCCATTAGCCGCAATCTGGCCAAGGCATCCCTGGCCGCAGAGGTCGACGGGTCGCTGAAAGATATGTCCACCCCCCTTAAACAGGCATCCCTGGTTCGCTTTCTGACTTTCAACGACGAAGAAGGGGTGGATATATTCAGACACAGCTCTTCCCATGTGATGGCCCAGGCTGTGAAAAGGCTCTATCCCAACGTAAAACTGGCCATCGGCCCTCCGATCCTGGACGGTTTCTATTACGACATCGATCTGCCGGAAAGCATCAACGAGGAGGATCTTAAACGGATTGAGAAGGAGATGGACAGGATCGTTGCCGAGAAAGTACCTTTCACCAGGGAGGTTCTGTCCAGGGAAGAGGGCATCAAGCTGTTTGAAGAGCTTGGGGAGGAATACAAGGTCGAGCTGATCAAGGAGATCGAGGACGATACTGTCTCGGTTTACCGGCAAGGTGATTTCGTGGATATGTGCCGCGGACCTCACGTCCCTGATACAGGCTATGTGAAAGCCTTTAAGCTCCTTCATACAGCGGGGGCTTACTGGAGAGGCGATGAACATAAAAAGATGCTGCAGCGTCTGTATGGGACCTCCTGGGTCGATAAAAAGGATCTGAAAGCCTACCTGGAGCGGCTCGAGGAAGCCAGGAAAAGGGATCACAGGAAACTGGGCCGCGAGTTGGAACTTTTCTCTATAGAGGAGGAAGCGGGACCAGGACTGGTACTCTATCATCCCAAGGGCGCTCTGGTCAGAACCCTCATAGAGGATCTGGAAAAAAAGGAGCACCTGAGGCGGGGTTATCACATTGTCATGGGTCCGCAGCTTCTCAAGGTGGACCTGTGGAAGAAATCGGGGCATTGGGATAACTATCGTGAGAACATGTACTTTACAGAGATGGAGGGCGCTCAGTACGGCATAAAGCCGATGAACTGCGTCGCCCACATGCTAATATACAAGTCCGCTATTAGAAGTTACCGGGACCTTCCCCTGAGATACTTTGAACTGGGTACCGTCCACCGGCATGAGAAATCTGGTGTTCTGCACGGATTGCTGCGGGTCAGGGGGTTCACCCAGGATGATGCCCATATTCTGTGCACTCCAGAGCAGCTCAACTCTGAGATCAGGGGTGTCATCAACTTTGTGCGCGATATGATGGGGGTCTTCGGTTTTGAATATGAAATGGAAATTTCCACCAGACCGGAAAAATCTATCGGCAGCGAGGAAGACTGGGAAAGAGCAACAAAAGCCCTTATGGAAGCTCTGGATGATGAAGGTATCAGCTATAAGATCAACAAGGGAGATGGAGCTTTTTACGGACCCAAGATAGATGTTATCTTAAAGGACGCCATTGGCCGCATGTGGCAGTGCGCAACTGTCCAGTGTGATTTTGCTCTTCCGGAACGGTTCGAGCTGGAGTATGTTGGCGCTGACGGAGAAAGGCATCGTCCCATTATGCTCCACAGGGTTATTCTGGGGTCCATCGACCGTTTTCTCGGGGTTCTCATCGAGCATTTCGCGGGAGCCTTTCCGGTGTGGCTGTCCCCTGTTCAGGTCAAGATATTGACAATAACCGACAGGAGTGCTACCTATGCTCGTTCTGTAGCGGGTAAACTTCGAAAAGAGGGTTTTCGTGTAGAATCGGACCTTCGAAATGAGAAGATCGGATACAAGATCCGTGAAGCCCGCCTGGAGAAAGTACCTTACATGCTTATTCTGGGAGATCAGGAAGCCGATACCGGGACTGTGGCTTTAAGAGACCGGGAGGACGGCGACAGGGGGACTGTGTCCCTTGAGGATTTCGTGGAACAGGTGAGGGATCTGATGTCCCCACCCGCAATCCCGTACAAGGAGGAGTGA
- a CDS encoding CDP-alcohol phosphatidyltransferase family protein has product MNLPNAITIIRILLIPLFLYKIIQGEMIFAAAVYLAAAISDGLDGFIARVWKLQTKLGTFLDPLADKLLITASFLTLSVLKIIPLWITLAVISRDFIIVSGSLLVYLMKNELTIRPQPIGKITTFFQFSYILLVLLQSAADISFLFYLYRPMLVITGGLTIISGAVYIFDGLKVLED; this is encoded by the coding sequence ATGAACCTACCTAACGCTATTACGATAATCAGGATTCTCCTGATCCCGCTTTTCCTTTACAAGATCATACAGGGTGAGATGATCTTCGCGGCGGCAGTGTATCTTGCAGCTGCAATCTCCGATGGATTGGACGGTTTCATAGCCAGGGTCTGGAAGCTTCAGACGAAGCTCGGAACCTTTCTGGATCCGTTGGCGGACAAACTCCTCATCACGGCCTCATTCCTCACACTTTCTGTGCTCAAGATCATTCCTCTCTGGATAACCCTGGCTGTCATCAGCCGTGATTTCATCATCGTGAGCGGAAGCCTGCTCGTATATCTAATGAAAAACGAACTGACCATTCGACCCCAGCCTATCGGCAAGATCACGACCTTTTTCCAGTTCAGCTACATTCTCCTCGTCCTCCTTCAATCAGCCGCAGATATCTCCTTTCTATTCTATCTTTACCGGCCCATGTTAGTGATCACGGGCGGTCTGACGATCATTTCTGGTGCTGTTTACATCTTTGACGGACTGAAGGTTCTGGAGGACTGA